Proteins found in one Gadus macrocephalus chromosome 23, ASM3116895v1 genomic segment:
- the LOC132452471 gene encoding mucin-17-like isoform X3, whose translation MPASKRSSESHSPQAKMMKLEVDDEATPGEYNSSLKAEDEHEGAEDAHEGTVPPWTKNKDPPTAKEEDEEVASFLQEFKPSPRQNDSDPPLKKAKLFIATSASSGTGSPQSIESKSSQKRPASTELSRTASSDSDGETQTDAGDLSLCVTKHHNRAKRAATEMLVDQSAARQTLDDGRPPYPTVMDHNYGRSSEGSSDSSVLDESANTETEVNVSSATDAETTQYINSTSLPLLQAMPYSVIQSTHPAVEARRHEGEESTRSTAEAGSSTEHVNSRPSAKHEEHKTEDSSERTSREPDSQNHIDGKILEPPPPAETSDPSSSDRNLNVIAEVNMFASQSEERCGGLVELEVITYEAEETQDPAPEDLKQEIPYKREAEERKQQDVTERTAVTEAAKKTGIEFGPSSNQNDQEQAIASPSEGSLTPARTLGPQETKDEAQIKTEKTPKAEPILPDPTEPGREETLANCCGVHQVAENLGSPPGIQADLAEEIRIVPVAEESIAAPESAAEVQLVHGVQEPDDRTVSSSSEVLVTNSEEHVGRTVYERVTVQEPEITSNLGSATSSQGMCEVAPAEDTQPEVMQSVHTSTSTYSGVSAQLTLTNPDSRQTEYECVSECVTVQETPNLVSTTTDTPPTEKLEPDGTQHLDVTPGTSRDGPELLPDTYSGVIADCVDGGEVQPQVTLSSSTANLGEKTNEVISEATMEEEVSLKVDDDSAVPGVSSHGPDHMVVQPLNSEAQDNANVESTATLVITSTLPTPATDDQIHGHAQVIMEGVLHRETHSADNGSVDVDTRVSQQVRMNAVSKEGETIISEYVHEQKTGMNRMSKEISLTAPSDKLADKEIQRFNDDYTGMSSEAPKHLTLSTSDCAPYMEMTETKPHLFNQALENENQEQEEQSTGTSKDGASQLIKYEMVAQSIPVQSPEMAAMSMTVPSQQVATPFPNKEIQTQKEVMAIMDKHLLIANSQGNLNQGKSFEDVITTESKAAPEAESYEVMHTTSTPEEMHEQEKKGRGGEPGNHSGIEHTPTYDKEEEADKYDKMAADLQTATTDGVPNFITAAEQQIQVFHEEPIAAVNNVEEGYLISNAELLDKDSTTEAVAYVTSGDKEETTSVEEKSHSVREDLQEGAGCVIDEVEVNASLSSTIGQGQAQVNSDVIVLVCDQPEGLEVVESSTVNKPDAEDVTEQMETVFQSEGEPKDFQVVYEAISSPESTIDEEVGVVSGIIRIPNVSKKDTQVVEVHSAAISATSEVNVRLIPVQEADEHINGKTPACLPDSQSDMDNIETMTCEETAESSYVLPIEHTNGAADMGDVLMVATSDEVAEPNIQKTEAMADVLEITSDNVPEPNIHTTEAMAEVLEETTSKDIKEQNILNREQRLEGLMVTTGNEVPRQNLLTTEERREVPVLTTSDGVSEPRFQKYKEIGEVLVVATIDHIPEINIQNTEEMGEVPIVTTSDKVPEQNIQHAEEIVDVFVETTSNHIPEQSFQKTVKMAEALVVADSEKIPERNIQKTEGMGGVLVVATCDNILEQTMQQTEGMGDVLGVTTCDDMPEPTIEQMEGAPESVEMQKDNRLQELSQVTPIATSMAPSEPTPDSLSQEDVMESLTVPESPDQADIITQAAAASGLNTSLSEHLNSDGQMVEADQVLNLNGASQSLYSAIGVHQYQPMEQSTVTGSNEEAREDMEVRSSTNTSPVALLENYIPSAPNPDQQEEQSAEKNLDATEHDMEPSAVCETQMTAYENASVDMTRGVETSMDNADSDMQILVDIELGHQVEVQDESEMEDPDLVIIEKSQLAAEMPSLEVENGGEKSPIIKADSTSTIADGTTSKITTSSTDKSVQKAEETNKTSTPSIIPDPKAEVTVEKPKKQQMNTQARTKARLAALAEQKAAASKRAAQKQQLNLLALCEEIAEDIATDSMLLKRIEEEKIAAAAKIEALKKESRSVEMQEAIVVPPTPAGSQASSTPVNTTDGAEAAKPTTATTINPPAEPATAKPVVPEPPKRRFFVSQIVVPLKAHEKKKLTRYQRLRQVELQREKMSWTRVKKLKTDQAHQMLFSDIDFDSSNPFLMPPVATPSTPIANKPSATYTSTASTSASTISALPAMPQVPDAAVAKPDQSKTPEQSKAVTTPDLPLVVTTPDPSKVVATPEPSKADQKVTATKTDQKVTATPARPGRPRREAASPKVDPAKVVSSKVETKKTEPPKITSAKGPTPKVTRSSTRKTLPAKPPPMPNGMNSQKAKSEVEYKPYRPRPKYTFEDFELDDDPPPVVQRRPMPQQRPGQQPGPSQQSTSNTQVRPTSQSTNPTAQSRTTPPSRPMFFSQSKLQGTPVRQASSQSKPVTSTPVMLKPTTSTPVQSRPAISSTVQSKPLTTTASQSKPVAITTSQSKPTTSATGQLKPATSNASQSKPMTPTGQSRPVTYKAPQLKPFHSTVAQSKPSIAAAPQSKTTIAAATQPISAVPSKPTLKVSDTVGSVPGKAIPSGPPAPQTPQPTADQAPKPQPGSPKEELEVKPAVETPLLLPAIPQPNVSMETLSVQPPAIPHNVKHQDSTDEVSPPPPSSLPPPQKQQTSSNMMEPKEEKAEVKSPPPSPMKASPPDEQAEASKPAEKTPAQPSEHRVAKAESNTTPLSEAALQKEVKKLKDTDKDGSQTIIDAGQKHFGAVACSVCGMLYSASNPEDETQHILFHNQFISAVKYVGWKKERILGEYPDGKIILVLPDDPKYALKKVEEIREMVDNDLGFQQVETKCPSQTKTFLFISNDKKVAGCLIAEHIQEGYRVIEDPPPQGSEKEQVMFERQRAWCCSSTSEPAICGISRIWVFSMMRRQGIASRMIECLRNNFIYGSCLGKDELAFSDPTPDGKLFATRYFGTSRFLVYNFVSGTSSSEPKTAAV comes from the exons ATGCCTGCTTCCAAGAGGAGCTCAGAGTCCCACAGCCCCCAGGCTAAGATGATGAAGCTGGAGGTGGATGACGAGGCTACTCCAGGTGAATATAACAGCTCACTTAAAGCAGAAGATGAACATGAGGGGGCAGAAGATGCACATGAGGGGACAGTACCTCCATGGACCAAGAATAAAGATCCTCCAACAGCaaaggaggaagacgaggaggttGCGTCTTTCCTCCAAGAATTCAAACCGAGCCCTCGTCAGAACGACTCTGACCCTCCTCTTAAAAAAGCAAAGCTCTTTATCGCCACAAGTGCCTCCTCTGGAACGGGCTCACCACAGAGCATTGAGTCCAAGTCCTCTCAGAAGAGACCAGCCAGCACAGAACTTTCCAGAACTGCGTCCTCCGATTCGGACGGtgagacgcagacagatgctggTGACTTGTCCCTGTGCGTCACAAAACACCACAACCGAGCCAAGCGTGCCGCCACCGAAATGCTGGTGGATCAATCGGCCGCCAGACAGACGCTAGACGACGGCAGGCCTCCTTACCCAACAGTAATGGACCACAACTACGGCAGGTCCTCAGAGGGTTCCAGTGACAGCAGTGTTCTGGACGAGAGCGCCAACACTGAGACTGAAGTAAACGTGAGCTCCGCCACTGATGCAGAGACCACGCAGTATATCAATAGCACATCACTACCATTGTTACAGGCAATGCCGTACTCTGTTATACAAAGTACACACCCAGCAGTAGAAGCCAGGAGACATGAAGGTGAGGAATCTACAAGGTCAACTGCTGAAGCAGGCAGCAGTACAGAACATGTAAATAGCAGACCAAGTGCAAAGCATGAAGAACATAAAACAGAGGATTCCTCAGAAAGAACCAGCAGAGAACCAGACAGCCAGAACCACATTGATGGGAAAATTTTAGAACCACCGCCACCAGCAGAAACATCGGACCCCAGCTCCAGTGACAGAAACCTAAATGTTATAGCTGAAGTAAATATGTTTGCCAGTCAGTCAGAAGAAAGATGTGGAGGTTTAGTAGAGCTAGAGGTTATTACGTATGAAGCAGAGGAGACCCAGGACCCTGCCCCAGAGGATCTGAAGCAAGAAATACCGTATaaaagggaggcagaggaaCGGAAGCAACAGGATGTTACTGAGCGAACTGCTGTCACAGAGGCCGCAAAAAAGACGGGGATAGAATTTGGTCCATCATCCAATCAAAATGACCAGGAACAGGCGATTGCAAGTCCCAGTGAAGGGAGTTTGACACCAGCCAGAACCCTGGGCCCGCAAGAGACTAAAGATGAAGCCCAGATTAAAACAGAAAAGACCCCAAAAGCTGAGCCAATACTCCCCGACCCGACCGAACCCGGCAGGGAAGAGACGTTAGCTAACTGTTGTGGAGTTCACCAAGTGGCCGAGAATCTCGGGAGCCCGCCTGGCATCCAGGCTGACCTAGCTGAAGAGATCAGGATTGTACCAGTGGCTGAGGAATCCATCGCTGCTCCAGAGAGCGCCGCTGAGGTACAGTTGGTCCATGGCGTCCAGGAACCCGATGACAGAACGGTGTCCAGCTCCTCTGAGGTTTTAGTTACAAACAGTGAAGAACATGTGGGAAGAACGGTGTATGAACGTGTGACTGTACAAGAGCCAGAAATCACCTCCAACCTTGGTTCTGCAACTTCATCACAGGGAATGTGTGAAGTGGCCCCTGCTGAGGATACACAACCTGAGGTTATGCAGAGCGTCCACACCTCCACAAGTACTTATAGTGGTGTTTCAGCACAGTTGACTCTTACGAATCCTGACAGTAGACAAACAGAGTATGAGTGTGTATCTGAATGCGTCACTGTACAAGAAACTCCAAACCTGGTTTCTACGACAACAGACACACCACCCACTGAGAAATTGGAACCGGATGGGACCCAGCACCTTGATGTCACACCAGGTACTTCTAGGGACGGCCCAGAACTTCTACCTGATACTTACAGTGGGGTTATAGCTGACTGTGTGGATGGTGGAGAGGTTCAACCACAGGTCACCCTGAGTTCTTCGACAGCAAACCTAGGAGAGAAGACAAACGAGGTTATCAGTGAGGCtacaatggaggaggaggtgagcctGAAGGTTGACGATGACAGTGCAGTCCCAGGTGTATCTTCTCATGGTCCGGACCATATGGTGGTTCAACCATTGAACAGTGAGGCCCAAGATAATGCAAATGTGGAATCTACAGCAACATTGGTGATAACCAGCACTTTGCCAACACCAG CAACTGATGACCAGATACATGGACATGCACAAGTTATAATGGAAGGTGTTCTACACAGGGAAACCCATTCAGCTGATAACGGGAGTGTAGATGTAGACACTAGAGTTTCACAACAGGTCAGGATGAATGCTGTTAGTAAGGAAGGAGAAACTATAATCTCTGAATATGTACATGAACAAAAGACTGGGATGAACAGAATGTCAAAAGAGATTTCCCTCACCGCACCTTCTGACAAGTTGGCGGACAAGGAGATCCAGAGGTTTAACGATGACTACACCGGTATGTCTAGTGAGGCTCCCAAACATCTGACACTTTCAACCTCTGATTGTGCTCCATATATGGAGATGACTGAAACCAAGCCACATCTTTTCAACCAAGCCCTGGAAAATGAAAATCAAGAGCAGGAGGAACAAAGTACGGGCACGTCGAAAGATGGAGCTAGCCAGCTGATCAAATATGAAATGGTTGCTCAAAGTATTCCTGTCCAAAGCCCTGAGATGGCAGCAATGAGCATGACCGTGCCATCACAACAAGTAGCAACTCCATTTCCCAACAAGGAGATTCAAACTCAGAAAGAAGTCATGGCTATAATGGACAAACACCTATTGATTGCAAATTCTCAAGGAAATCTAAATCAAGGCAAAAGTTTTGAGGATGTGATTACCACTGAATCCAAGGCTGCCCCAGAGGCTGAGTCATACGAAGTCATGCACACTACCAGCACACCAGAGGAAATGCATGAGCAGGAAAAAAAAGGGCGTGGAGGAGAACCAGGAAACCATAGTGGTATTGAACATACCCCCACTTACGACAAGGAAGAAGAAGCGGATAAGTATGATAAGATGGCAGCAGATTTGCAAACCGCAACCACAGATGGTGTGCCTAACTTCATAACTGCAGCAGAACAGCAAATCCAGGTGTTTCATGAAGAACCAATCGCTGCGGTAAATAATGTTGAAGAAGGATATTTGATTTCCAATGCTGAACTTCTGGATAAGGACTCTACAACGGAAGCAGTAGCCTACGTGACATCGGGTGACAAGGAAGAAACGACATCAGTGGAGGAGAAATCGCACTCTGTCCGTGAAGATTTACAAGAAGGGGCTGGATGTGTCATTGATGAGGTTGAGGTTAATGCGTCACTCAGTTCCACAATAGGTCAAGGTCAGGCACAGGTTAACAGTGACGTGATTGTATTGGTCTGTGATCAACCAGAGGGCCTTGAAGTCGTTGAGTCTTCCACTGTAAATAAGCCTGATGCGGAGGATGTCACTGAGCAGATGGAGACCGTCTTTCAGTCAGAAGGGGAGCCAAAAGATTTCCAGGTTGTGTATGAAGCCATTAGTAGCCCAGAGAGCACCATAGACGAGGAGGTCGGTGTTGTGTCAGGAATCATTCGGATACCCAATGTGTCGAAGAAGGATACCCAAGTGGTGGAAGTTCATTCTGCTGCCATCTCTGCAACAAGCGAGGTAAACGTACGGTTAATTCCCGTACAAGAGGCCGATGAGCATATCAATGGAAAAACTCCAGCCTGTCTCccagacagccaatcagacatGGATAATATTGAAACGATGACGTGTGAGGAAACTGCAGAGAGTTCTTATGTGTTGCCCATTGAGCACACCAACGGTGCGGCAGACATGGGAGATGTTCTTATGGTCGCCACCAGCGATGAAGTCGCAGAGCCTAACATCCAAAAAACAGAGGCCATGGCAGATGTTTTGGAGATCACCAGCGACAACGTCCCGGAGCCTAACATCCACACAACAGAGGCCATGGCAGAAGTTTTGGAAGAGACCACCAGCAAAGACATCAAAGAGCAGAACATCCTAAACAGAGAACAGAGGCTAGAGGGACTAATGGTGACCACCGGCAATGAAGTCCCGAGGCAGAACCTCCTAACcacagaggaaaggagagaggttCCCGTCTTGACCACCAGTGACGGAGTCTCGGAGCCGAGGTTCCAGAAGTACAAAGAGATTGGAGAGGTGCTGGTTGTTGCCACCATTGACCACATCCCAGAGATAAACATCCAAAACACTGAGGAAATGGGAGAGGTTCCCATTGTGACTACCAGCGACAAAGTCCCAGAGCAGAACATCCAACATGCAGAAGAGATTGTAGATGTTTTTGTGGAGACCACTAGCAATCACATCCCGGAGCAGAGCTTCCAAAAGACGGTAAAGATGGCAGAGGCACTCGTCGTTGCCGATAGTGAGAAAATACCAGAGCGTAACATCCAAAAGACTGAAGGAATGGGAGGTGTTTTGGTGGTGGCCACCTGTGACAATATTCTGGAGCAGACCATGCAACAGACTGAAGGAATGGGAGATGTTTTGGGTGTTACCACCTGTGACGATATGCCAGAGCCGACCATAGAACAGATGGAAGGAGCACCAGAGTCCGTAGAAATGCAGAAGGACAACCGACTTCAAGAACTGTCCCAGGTGACACCGATCGCCACATCGATGGCCCCAAGTGAACCAACACCTGACAGTTTGTCTCAGGAGGATGTCATGGAGTCCCTCACTGTCCCAGAGAGTCCTGATCAAGCAGACATCATCACccaggcagcagcagcctctggCCTCAACACATCGCTGTCGGAACACTTGAACTCAGACGGGCAGATGGTAGAAGCTGACCAGGTGTTGAATCTAAACGGAGCCTCTCAGAGCCTCTATTCTGCCATCGGCGTCCATCAGTATCAACCCATGGAGCAGAGCACCGTGACAGGTTCAAATGAAGAAGCAAGAGAAGATATGGAGGTCAGGTCTTCAACAAATACTTCGCCAGTGGCACTGCTGGAGAACTATATTCCATCAGCTCCAAATCCTGATCAGCAAGAGGAGCAATCTGCTGAGAAAAACCTAGATGCCACTGAGCATGACATGGAACCTTCTGCTGTCTGTGAAACACAAATGACAGCCTATGAGAACGCAAGTGTTGACATGACTAGGGGCGTAGAGACGAGCATGGACAATGCAGATTCTGATATGCAGATTTTGGTTGACATAGAGCTCGGCCACCAGGTCGAGGTACAGGATGAGAGCGAAATGGAAGACCCAGATCTTGTCATAATAGAAAAGTCACAATTAGCAGCGGAAATGCCTTCATTGGAAGTAGAAAATGGGGGAGAGAAGAGCCCCATCATTAAGGCAGACAGTACCTCAACTATCGCAGACGGCACCACAAGTAAAATCACCACAAGTAGCACAGACAAAAGCGTTCAGAAGGCAGAGGAGACCAACAAAACCAGCACGCCAAGCATCATTCCCGATCCAAAGGCAGAAGTGACTGTGGAAAAGCCCAAGAAGCAACAGATGAACACACAGGCCAGAACCAAAGCCCGCCTGGCTGCACTCGCTGAGCAGAAGGCCGCTGCCTCAAAGAGGGCGGCCCAGAAGCAGCAGCTCAACCTCCTGGCGCTGTGTGAGGAGATCGCAGAAGACATTGCCACGGACAGCATGCTATTGAAGAGGATCGAGGAGGAAAAAATTGCTGCCGCCGCCAAGATAGAAGCCTTGAAGAAGGAAAGCCGATCTGTTGAAATGCAGGAAGCCATCGTTGTTCCTCCTACTCCTGCTGGATCCCAAGCATCTTCTACACCTGTCAACACCACCGACGGGGCCGAAGCCGCAAagcccaccactgccaccaccatCAACCCCCCAGCAGAGCCAGCTACCGCCAAACCGGTAGTTCCAGAACCACCCAAAAGAAGGTTCTTCGTCAGCCAGATCGTTGTTCCCCTTAAAGCCcacgagaagaagaagctgacaAGGTACCAGCGGCTACGACAGGTAGAGCTTCAGCGCGAAAAGATGTCCTGGACTCGTGTGAAGAAGCTCAAAACTGACCAAGCACATCAGATGTTGTTTTCGGATATTGATTTTGATTCTTCTAATCCGTTTCTAATGCCTCCTGTGGCGACACCTTCGACTCCCATAGCTAATAAGCCCAGCGCAACTTACACAAGTACAGCCTCAACCAGCGCTTCAACAATCAGCGCTCTGCCTGCTATGCCTCAGGTCCCTGATGCTGCTGTTGCCAAACCGGATCAATCCAAGACACCAGAGCAATCTAAGGCAGTGACTACACCAGACCTGCCTCTGGTGGTTACGACACCAGACCCGTCTAAGGTGGTGGCGACACCGGAACCATCTAAGGCAGACCAAAAGGTGACAGCCACTAAAACAGACCAAAAGGTGACGGCAACTCCGGCAAGGCCAGGGAGACCGCGGCGGGAGGCAGCATCACCGAAAGTTGATCCTGCCAAGGTTGTAAGTTCCAAAGTGGAGACAAAGAAGACTGAACCACCCAAAATAACTTCGGCTAAGGGGCCAACGCCTAAAGTAACCCGATCATCCACCAGAAAGACCCTTCCAGCCAAACCTCCTCCCATGCCCAACGGTATGAATTCTCAGAAGGCAAAATCTGAGGTGGAGTATAAACCATACAGACCCCGGCCCAAGTACACTTTTGAGGACTTTGAACTGGATGATGACCCACCTCCAGTAGTCCAAAGAAGACCCATGCCTCAACAAAGGCCTGGACAGCAACCAGGCCCAAGCCAGCAGTCCACCTCCAACACTCAAGTTAGGCCCACGTCTCAGTCCACAAACCCCACAGCTCAATCTAGAACGACACCTCCATCAAGACCCATGTTCTTTTCACAGTCTAAGCTACAGGGGACACCTGTTAGGCAAGCCTCAAGCCAGTCAAAGCCTGTGACCTCAACTCCAGTTATGTTAAAGCCGACGACTTCAACTCCAGTTCAGTCAAGGCCTGCAATTTCATCTACTGTTCAGTCAAAACCTCTTACCACAACAGCTTCCCAGTCAAAGCCTGTTGCTATCACCACTTCCCAATCAAAGCCCACAACTTCAGCTACTGGTCAGCTGAAGCCCGCCACTTCAAACGCATCCCAATCCAAGCCGATGACTCCTACCGGTCAGTCAAGGCCTGTCACATATAAGGCTCCCCAACTAAAACCTTTCCATTCAACTGTTGCTCAGTCCAAACCGTCCATTGCAGCTGCCCCACAGTCGAAGACCACAATTGCTGCAGCAACTCAGCCCATTTCTGCTGTTCCATCTAAACCGACCCTGAAGGTATCGGACACCGTTGGTTCGGTACCAGGCAAGGCCATTCCCTCTGGACCCCCTGCGCCCCAAACACCACAACCCACGGCGGACCAGGCGCCCAAGCCTCAGCCTGGCTCTCCTAAAGAAGAGCTGGAAGTGAAACCTGCCGTGGAGACCCCATTGTTGTTACCTGCCATTCCACAGCCTAACGTTTCCATGGAGACACTGAGCGTCCAACCCCCTGCTATACCACACAACGTCAAACACCAG GACTCCACCGATGAggtgtctcctccccctccatcatcTTTACCTCCGCCGCAGAAGCAGCAGACGTCTTCAAACATGATGGAGCCGAAGGAAGAGAAGGCTGAAG TCAAATCTCCACCGCCCTCGCCCATGAAAGCCTCCCCTCCTGATGAGCAAGCGGAGGCTTCCAAGCCTGCGGAGAAGACCCCGGCCCAGCCTTCTGAACA CAGGGTGGCGAAGGCAGAGAGCAACACCACTCCTCTCTCGGAGGCGGCCCTGcagaaggaggtgaagaagcTGAAGGATACGGACAAAGATGGCAGCCAAACCATCATC